The Peribacillus sp. FSL P2-0133 genome has a segment encoding these proteins:
- a CDS encoding methionine gamma-lyase family protein translates to MYHQLTNGEVLKSIAQEVEAMISPLHKQVDERIEENQFRVLQSYQAHRVSDSHFIPTTGYGYDDIGRDTLELIYADVFGAEAGLVRPQIISGTHAISTALFGILRPGDELLYITGKPYDTLEEIVGIRGSGIGSLRDFQISYKAVPLEETGTVDFEAVKQAIQPNTKMIGIQRSKGYATRPSFTIDEIREMISFVKDINPEIVVFVDNCYGEFVETQEPCHVGADLMAGSLIKNPGGGIVKTGGYIVGKKDLVEACSYRLTSPGIGAEAGASLYSLQEMYQGFFLAPHVVGQAVKGAIFTAAFLEKLGMNTSPKWDAKRTDLIQSVQFNDRDKMVAFCQAIQYASPINSHVTPYPAYMPGYEDDVIMAAGTFIQGASIELTADGPTRAPYVAYVQGGLTYAHVKVAVLTAVNALMDKKLIQL, encoded by the coding sequence ATGTATCATCAGTTAACTAATGGAGAAGTGTTGAAAAGCATTGCCCAGGAAGTGGAAGCAATGATTTCTCCGTTACATAAGCAAGTGGACGAACGAATTGAAGAAAATCAATTCCGCGTATTACAAAGTTATCAAGCACATAGAGTGAGTGATTCCCATTTCATCCCGACTACAGGGTATGGATACGACGATATTGGCCGCGATACGCTGGAATTGATATATGCAGATGTATTTGGAGCGGAAGCTGGATTGGTGCGCCCCCAAATTATTTCAGGCACACACGCCATCTCCACCGCTCTTTTCGGCATATTGCGCCCAGGGGATGAATTGTTATACATAACTGGAAAGCCGTATGACACTTTGGAAGAAATTGTGGGCATCCGGGGTTCGGGTATCGGATCTTTGCGTGATTTTCAGATCAGCTATAAGGCCGTTCCGTTAGAGGAAACTGGAACCGTTGATTTCGAAGCTGTCAAACAAGCCATCCAACCAAATACGAAGATGATCGGTATACAACGGTCAAAAGGGTATGCTACACGTCCTTCCTTTACGATTGATGAAATAAGGGAAATGATTTCTTTTGTAAAAGACATTAACCCTGAAATCGTCGTGTTCGTGGACAACTGTTATGGAGAGTTTGTTGAGACACAAGAACCATGTCACGTCGGAGCGGATTTAATGGCAGGTTCACTCATTAAAAACCCCGGTGGCGGGATTGTGAAGACCGGAGGATACATTGTTGGTAAAAAGGACTTGGTTGAAGCTTGTTCCTATCGGTTAACATCACCAGGAATAGGGGCTGAAGCAGGTGCGTCGCTTTATAGTCTGCAGGAAATGTACCAAGGGTTCTTCCTTGCTCCACATGTCGTGGGCCAAGCTGTTAAAGGAGCCATATTCACAGCTGCCTTTTTAGAAAAACTCGGTATGAATACATCTCCTAAATGGGATGCGAAGCGAACTGACCTGATTCAATCCGTCCAATTTAATGACCGGGATAAGATGGTCGCCTTCTGTCAGGCCATCCAATATGCATCACCAATCAATTCACATGTGACACCATATCCTGCCTATATGCCAGGATATGAAGACGATGTAATCATGGCAGCGGGCACCTTTATACAGGGGGCCAGCATTGAACTTACGGCAGATGGTCCGACAAGGGCTCCATATGTTGCCTACGTTCAAGGCGGATTGACATACGCCCATGTTAAAGTAGCTGTATTGACTGCTGTGAATGCGCTAATGGACAAAAAGCTGATTCAATTGTAA
- a CDS encoding MerR family transcriptional regulator has translation MSGNNIRRSMPLFSIGIVMQLTELSARQIRYYEEHQLITPMRTDGNRRVFSLNDIDRLLEIKDLIEQGVNLAGIKKIFTVKEQNLPKTQELEQAEKIRQDLSDEELRKLLRAELLQGSKHRTSLRQGDMSRFFQ, from the coding sequence ATGAGCGGCAACAACATTCGGCGTTCGATGCCTCTTTTTTCCATCGGAATCGTCATGCAGCTAACTGAGTTGTCTGCACGCCAAATTCGGTATTACGAAGAGCATCAACTTATTACTCCTATGAGAACAGATGGAAATCGTCGGGTTTTTTCATTAAACGATATCGATCGACTGCTTGAGATTAAAGACTTAATCGAACAAGGAGTCAATCTTGCCGGCATCAAAAAGATTTTCACTGTAAAGGAACAGAATTTACCTAAAACTCAAGAATTAGAACAAGCGGAAAAGATAAGACAGGACCTTAGTGACGAGGAGCTTCGCAAGCTTCTGCGTGCCGAGCTTTTACAAGGAAGCAAGCATCGAACATCTCTTCGACAAGGGGATATGTCCCGTTTTTTCCAATAA
- the glnA gene encoding type I glutamate--ammonia ligase: MAKFTREDITRLAKEENVKYIRLQFTDILGTIKNVEIPVSQLEKALDNKMMFDGSSIEGFVRIEESDMYLYPDLNTWVIFPWTSEKGKVARLICDIYNTDGTPFDGDPRANLKRVLAEAREMGFTDFNLGPEPEFFLFKLDAAGEPTLELNDKGGYFDLAPTDLGENCRRDIVLELEEMGFEIEASHHEVAPGQHEIDFKYADAISACDNIQTFKLVVKTIARKHGLHATFMPKPLFGVNGSGMHCNVSLFKGNENAFYDKEGKLELSKTAEQFIAGIIKHAPSFTAVTNPTVNSYKRLVPGYEAPCYVAWSAKNRSPLIRIPASRGVSTRVEVRSVDPAANPYLALAVLLKAGLDGIKNDLTPPAPVDRNIYVMNKEEREEVGIVDLPATLYAALETLKSDEVIKEALGEHLLEHFVEAKEIEWDMFRTQVHPWEREQYMSMY; this comes from the coding sequence TTGGCAAAGTTCACACGTGAAGACATCACTCGTTTAGCGAAAGAAGAAAATGTTAAGTACATTCGTTTACAATTTACTGACATTTTAGGGACAATTAAAAACGTTGAAATCCCAGTCAGTCAATTAGAAAAAGCACTTGATAATAAAATGATGTTTGACGGATCTTCCATTGAAGGATTCGTACGTATCGAAGAGTCTGATATGTACCTATATCCTGATTTAAATACATGGGTTATCTTCCCTTGGACTTCCGAAAAAGGTAAAGTTGCACGTTTAATCTGTGATATTTACAATACGGATGGAACACCTTTTGATGGAGATCCACGTGCAAACCTAAAACGTGTACTTGCAGAAGCAAGAGAAATGGGCTTCACAGATTTCAATCTTGGACCTGAACCTGAATTCTTCCTATTCAAACTGGATGCAGCAGGCGAGCCGACTCTAGAATTGAACGATAAAGGCGGATACTTTGACCTTGCACCTACTGACCTAGGAGAAAACTGCCGTCGTGATATCGTTCTTGAGCTTGAAGAAATGGGATTTGAAATCGAAGCATCCCACCATGAAGTAGCTCCAGGACAACATGAAATTGACTTTAAATATGCAGATGCAATTTCAGCTTGTGATAACATCCAAACATTTAAATTGGTTGTTAAAACGATTGCCCGTAAACATGGTTTACACGCAACATTCATGCCAAAACCATTGTTCGGTGTTAACGGATCTGGTATGCACTGTAACGTTTCTCTATTCAAAGGCAACGAAAACGCATTTTATGATAAAGAAGGTAAATTGGAATTAAGTAAAACAGCTGAGCAATTTATCGCAGGTATCATTAAGCATGCTCCAAGCTTCACTGCGGTAACAAACCCAACTGTTAACTCATACAAACGTCTAGTTCCTGGTTACGAAGCTCCTTGTTATGTTGCATGGTCCGCTAAAAACCGTAGCCCACTAATCCGTATCCCAGCTTCACGCGGAGTAAGTACTCGCGTAGAGGTACGTAGTGTCGATCCAGCAGCAAACCCATACTTGGCACTTGCAGTTCTGCTAAAAGCTGGTCTTGACGGTATCAAGAACGACTTGACTCCTCCAGCTCCAGTTGACCGCAATATCTATGTAATGAATAAAGAAGAGCGTGAAGAAGTAGGTATCGTTGATCTACCAGCTACTTTATATGCTGCATTGGAAACATTAAAATCCGATGAAGTCATCAAAGAAGCATTAGGTGAACATTTACTTGAACACTTCGTCGAAGCAAAAGAAATCGAGTGGGATATGTTTAGAACACAAGTTCACCCATGGGAACGCGAACAATATATGTCAATGTATTAA
- a CDS encoding major tail protein: MAEEKKSYRASTGVNEFYYAVLTDDDDHSFTAGEITRIKFLQNIEVEMPQEAMRAYGDSGTAEIAISGGNVTVSTQFHKVPIQDKNILFGLETVDGLSSIGGEDVPPYVAAVFTKTFEDGSKEWVGLTKGMFMRSKISGKTKEENKEFDNEEVTGEFMERYVEGTESEKSVLFGADKKGETDSRDSLFQKIFGKPYPGTTGEQGGVEG; the protein is encoded by the coding sequence TTGGCAGAAGAGAAAAAAAGCTATAGAGCATCTACCGGTGTGAATGAATTTTATTATGCGGTTTTAACAGATGACGATGACCATTCATTTACGGCTGGTGAAATTACCCGGATTAAATTTCTGCAAAATATTGAGGTAGAAATGCCGCAAGAAGCGATGAGGGCCTATGGGGATAGTGGTACAGCTGAAATTGCTATTTCAGGTGGAAATGTAACAGTATCCACTCAATTTCACAAAGTACCCATTCAGGATAAGAATATTTTATTTGGTCTAGAAACAGTGGACGGACTTTCGTCCATTGGCGGTGAGGATGTGCCACCTTATGTGGCAGCGGTATTTACTAAGACATTTGAGGACGGTTCTAAAGAGTGGGTGGGGCTTACAAAAGGAATGTTCATGCGTTCTAAAATTTCCGGTAAAACCAAAGAAGAAAACAAAGAATTTGATAATGAAGAAGTCACTGGAGAATTTATGGAGCGTTATGTAGAAGGAACCGAATCTGAAAAATCAGTTCTTTTCGGAGCTGACAAAAAAGGTGAAACAGACAGCCGGGATTCTCTATTCCAAAAGATATTTGGCAAACCTTATCCAGGAACAACTGGAGAGCAAGGTGGTGTGGAAGGATAA
- a CDS encoding YolD-like family protein — translation MSTIRDRGLVKWQAALIMPEHKALNKKIGEVDYFLNKKPILDEYQVEEFENNIHYVMEYHLPISFTLHNEGNSKELHGYCVYIHPVTKELRIQKKDSSFEYIQFGNIINVIVED, via the coding sequence ATGAGTACAATTCGTGATAGAGGGCTCGTTAAATGGCAAGCTGCATTAATTATGCCGGAACATAAAGCTTTAAATAAAAAAATAGGTGAGGTCGATTATTTTCTAAATAAAAAACCTATCCTTGATGAATACCAGGTTGAAGAGTTTGAAAACAATATTCACTATGTGATGGAATATCATTTACCGATAAGTTTTACATTACATAATGAGGGAAATTCAAAAGAATTGCATGGATATTGTGTGTACATTCATCCTGTTACGAAAGAGTTACGAATCCAGAAGAAAGATAGTTCCTTTGAGTATATTCAATTTGGTAATATCATTAATGTAATCGTTGAGGATTAA
- a CDS encoding S-Ena type endospore appendage produces MKIKYRTDKTYLEKINRKEKYTMCFYDSCCPPAQIFQESICGNFNGPTIGVVDETVFTAPVGTYIEGTFEIFNSAASVTTVTGTVNSSTAPVTTTIGPVPPGNTIGKNVKNPTSFVIQMPAGTSGTYNLTLYKRILA; encoded by the coding sequence ATGAAGATCAAGTATCGAACAGATAAAACATATCTGGAAAAAATCAATCGAAAGGAGAAATATACAATGTGTTTTTATGACTCTTGTTGTCCTCCTGCTCAGATATTTCAAGAAAGCATTTGCGGTAATTTTAATGGTCCAACAATTGGAGTAGTAGATGAGACGGTATTTACTGCTCCCGTTGGTACTTACATTGAAGGGACTTTTGAGATTTTTAATTCTGCTGCAAGCGTTACAACTGTAACAGGTACAGTCAATTCATCAACAGCTCCTGTTACAACTACGATCGGGCCAGTACCACCAGGAAATACGATTGGTAAAAATGTGAAAAATCCAACTTCTTTTGTTATTCAAATGCCCGCAGGAACAAGTGGGACATACAATCTGACGCTATACAAGCGTATTCTAGCTTAA
- a CDS encoding S-Ena type endospore appendage, giving the protein MCGSNGINGGCCPPAQVFQEKICGNFNGPLTGVEIWSAPAGAYSSGTFEIFNSASSTATVTATGTSTPAIALSAAPGNTDSQSVNQPTSFTITAGAGDNGSYCINLYKRVLA; this is encoded by the coding sequence ATGTGTGGTTCAAATGGAATTAACGGAGGTTGCTGCCCTCCTGCACAGGTGTTTCAAGAAAAAATTTGTGGTAATTTTAACGGCCCTTTAACGGGTGTGGAAATATGGTCTGCTCCAGCAGGCGCTTATTCTTCAGGAACTTTTGAAATTTTCAACTCAGCTTCTAGTACTGCTACAGTAACGGCTACAGGGACATCAACTCCAGCGATAGCTTTAAGTGCTGCTCCAGGAAATACTGACTCACAATCAGTTAATCAACCTACTAGTTTTACTATTACAGCAGGTGCTGGAGATAATGGGTCATATTGTATCAATTTGTATAAGCGTGTTCTAGCGTAA
- a CDS encoding S-Ena type endospore appendage, with amino-acid sequence MKVNIPTEMSGPIVCNSTCGNLLLTDQVPSLEIWKARILMDATVTISVFNSAMSTASVRVLVNRNDESPVEFSVPSGNTLSATVDAAESIIVFGIDTGRTEGKYYLEVCFPVICDDKRKQKKDK; translated from the coding sequence GTGAAAGTAAATATACCTACAGAAATGTCAGGACCAATTGTATGCAATAGCACATGTGGTAATCTGTTATTGACCGATCAGGTTCCGAGTCTAGAAATTTGGAAAGCGAGAATTTTGATGGACGCTACCGTAACAATCTCTGTATTCAATAGTGCTATGAGCACTGCATCGGTTCGGGTTCTCGTGAATCGAAATGATGAAAGTCCAGTTGAATTCTCCGTTCCTTCTGGCAATACGCTTTCAGCAACAGTAGATGCTGCCGAATCGATTATCGTATTTGGGATAGACACAGGGAGAACTGAGGGGAAATATTATTTGGAAGTATGCTTTCCTGTTATTTGCGATGACAAACGTAAACAAAAAAAAGATAAATAA
- a CDS encoding CotD family spore coat protein, which translates to MGAFSPMPTSPVQHCPAQTLPTQVAPAQVSPTQQYINTNVSNTVIPVVHPSHTTTVNKHVNTYKHYFPHTQSVVNECYTQHLICGKPTHNPCCPPRYFGY; encoded by the coding sequence ATGGGAGCCTTTAGTCCAATGCCTACGTCTCCAGTACAACATTGCCCCGCGCAAACACTTCCTACTCAAGTTGCTCCAGCGCAAGTCTCTCCAACACAGCAATATATTAATACGAACGTATCGAACACAGTAATTCCTGTCGTTCATCCATCACATACTACAACTGTCAATAAACATGTAAACACGTATAAGCATTACTTTCCTCACACTCAATCCGTGGTGAACGAATGTTATACACAACACCTGATATGTGGAAAGCCAACGCACAATCCATGCTGCCCTCCCAGGTATTTTGGATATTAA
- a CDS encoding M15 family metallopeptidase: protein MNSVVKASTLEMIKRAYKEGIYAQISAGYRSMEEQAALFGQGRFYSYKGKNYSNLAKPKVTNAKPGQSFHNFGVAIDFFLVSEDVKTIVGY, encoded by the coding sequence ATGAATTCAGTGGTGAAAGCATCAACCTTAGAAATGATTAAGCGTGCCTATAAAGAAGGTATTTACGCACAAATCAGCGCTGGTTATCGCTCCATGGAAGAACAGGCGGCTTTATTTGGCCAAGGTCGTTTTTATAGCTACAAAGGTAAAAATTATAGCAATCTAGCCAAGCCAAAGGTGACAAACGCTAAGCCAGGACAATCATTCCATAACTTTGGAGTAGCAATTGACTTTTTTCTTGTCAGTGAGGACGTAAAAACCATTGTGGGCTATTAA
- a CDS encoding peptidoglycan-binding domain-containing protein: MTGGLYYSQKNAGKKPSLSLKFKIENVTVITVPPKTEVASKVSKEPSKNKWDNTIFSIQKTLNSRYKAGLVVDGRWGAKTKAAIVTVQKGAKGNLTWILQSALYLEGFNPGSFDSIFGKGTESALSKFQKAKKITADKKAGKATFTKLLAA; the protein is encoded by the coding sequence ATGACGGGTGGCTTATACTATTCACAGAAGAATGCAGGCAAAAAACCTAGTCTTTCTTTGAAATTCAAGATAGAAAACGTAACCGTTATTACTGTACCTCCTAAGACTGAAGTGGCTTCAAAGGTTAGTAAAGAGCCTTCCAAGAACAAATGGGATAACACTATTTTTTCTATTCAAAAAACGTTAAACAGCCGTTATAAAGCTGGTCTTGTTGTGGATGGTAGATGGGGAGCTAAAACTAAGGCTGCAATTGTCACTGTCCAAAAAGGTGCAAAAGGGAATCTTACATGGATCCTACAGTCTGCACTTTATTTGGAAGGATTTAACCCTGGCTCATTTGATTCTATATTCGGAAAAGGTACTGAATCAGCATTATCTAAATTCCAGAAAGCTAAAAAGATAACTGCAGATAAGAAGGCAGGTAAAGCAACTTTCACTAAATTGCTTGCTGCATAA
- a CDS encoding cupin domain-containing protein, which yields MYYVPYIHTYQYQNPYYVNVPMYNYVRNPDYWSVNNANQLGFLQSSNGRNNIEVKDYGPKPFVVNINEDTKQNTTYRTALWTGKHLQVTLMSLKVGEDIGLEIHPNVDQFLRIEQGQGVVQMGNRQDNLNFVRNVYDDYAIMIPAGTWHNVTNTGNIPLKLYSIYAPPNHPFGTVHVTKADALASEEGHRIWQ from the coding sequence ATGTACTATGTTCCTTATATCCATACCTATCAATATCAAAATCCTTATTATGTTAATGTACCAATGTATAACTATGTAAGAAATCCTGATTATTGGAGTGTTAATAATGCTAACCAATTGGGTTTTTTACAATCATCTAACGGAAGAAATAATATTGAGGTAAAAGATTATGGACCAAAACCATTTGTAGTGAATATCAATGAAGATACGAAACAAAACACTACCTACCGTACCGCTTTATGGACAGGAAAACATTTGCAAGTTACACTGATGAGTCTTAAAGTTGGTGAAGATATTGGTTTAGAAATTCACCCTAACGTTGACCAATTTTTACGTATTGAACAAGGTCAGGGGGTTGTTCAAATGGGTAATAGACAGGATAACTTAAACTTTGTAAGAAACGTTTATGATGATTATGCAATAATGATACCTGCTGGCACATGGCATAATGTAACCAATACAGGTAATATTCCTCTAAAACTTTATTCGATATATGCACCTCCTAACCATCCATTTGGCACTGTTCATGTTACCAAAGCAGATGCATTGGCTTCGGAAGAAGGGCATCGGATATGGCAATAG